Genomic DNA from Cucumis melo cultivar AY chromosome 10, USDA_Cmelo_AY_1.0, whole genome shotgun sequence:
CGAAAAGCTTCCATATCTAAAAATGGTAGTGAAAGAGACTTTAAGGCTTCATCCACCCGTCCCACTTTTGCTTCCAAGAGAAACCAAGTCTCATTTTGAACTCAATGGTTACGATATCGGTTCGAAAACTCGTATTTATATGAATGCATGGACAATTGGAAGAAATCCCGATTCTTGGAAAAACCCACAAGAGTTTTGTCCAGATCACAAGTTTATGGAAAGTAATATCGATTATATAGGACAAAACTTTGAGTTAATTCCATTCGGAGCTGGTAGAAGAGAATATGCCCAGGTGTGAGTATGGCGATGGCGACTGTAGAGTTGGCATTGGCTAATATGTTATTGTGTTTTGATTGGAAATTACCAAAtggaatggaagaagaagaagatatagATATGGAAGAGGAATTTGGTACTACAGTTTCCAAGAAATCtcctcttcatcttcttccaaTTCCTTACTAAACTCCAATTGATACTCATTTCATCTTATGTCATGGATAAACCAAAACTTGCTCTAATATTGGGTGTTGATCCCCTGTTTTGTTAATATTATTGTAATTTGCAATGATATATATTGTTAATATATATCAAACACTCGGGCCGTTTGgtggaagggttgggttatgggggttagggttatgataaacctaggattataataagatgtgtttgggggaaggactATGAAGGAAGtattatgataagatgtgtttgggggaagggtcatgaaggaagtgttatgataatgttgtgaagaatgattgaggaaaagttgaagaagggttgaggaaAGGTTAAAGAGTTAAAATTAGGGTTACATAACCTTTCCCCCAAACGgggttggattacataaccctaacccccataatccaacccttcccccaaacgctcCCTCAGTGTATACGTATTCTACTTCACAATTATAAGAACAAACCAATTAtatcaatcaaatatgaataatAATGGGTCAGTGTGAAatctgttttgctattttttggaCGGTGTGTTATTGGAAGCATTGAGTACAAGTCTACTATAATTTACTCTAAATCTTACAAACTTTTAAGAAAAGAATATTTGTTCTATTAAAACTCACTTTCTTTTTAAACTTCAATATATACTTTCATAGATTTGATTATTTTCTCTTCTTGGATATAAAGGAAGGAAATGAACTCTTTATTTGATCAACAAGTTTATTCTATTGGGATAACAAATAAACTAAAAGCTAGCTTAAGTAAGGGATGGGAACAAGTTTAAGAGGTGATTTTTTGGCAACAGTAAGACCAAAATCCTCTTCCATATCtacatcttcttctttcattccaTCCACTAATTTCCAATcaaaacaatgtaacaaattaGCCAATGTCAACTCTATCGTAATGGTTGCCATATTTATTCCTGGACAAATTCTTCTACCACCTCCAAAAGGTAATAACTCATAGTCCTGTCCTTTATAATCAATATTACTTTCCATAAACCTTTCTGGAAAAAACTTTTCAGGGTTAACCCAACACTCTGGATCTCGTCCAATGGCCCATACATTGACATGAAGATGAGTCTTGGGACGTATATCATAGCCATTGAGCTTAAAATGGGACGTGGTTTCTCTTGGAAGGAGAAGTGGGGCTGGTGAATGCAACCTTAGAACCTCTTTCACTACCATTTTTAGATATGGAAGCCTTTCGAGGTCCATTTCTTTTACTTGATCTTTTTTTATGTGGCTTCTGATATGATCTTGTAGCTTTTTCATTACTCTTGGGTTTCTAATTAGCTCTACCATTGCCCAAACAATGGTGCCTGCTCCTGTGTCTACTCCTGCTAGAAAAATATCCTAAAAAGAGAACAACCCTTCCTTCAGatcaaagaaaaaatgaaacttGAATTTTTGGACagtaatttgatttttttttttatcttttaaaatttttaaaaagaataacaTTGAGGCACTCATTTTTATGTGTTAGACTCTTTCTAACCCTAccgaaaaaataaattaaaataacttAAAAGATAAGTAAAGAATCTACTGCATAACAAATTATGATCGAATAATTTGGCAAGATGCATAAAGGTATAGATTATATGGATTTAAACATTtctattattttgaaaattaaatttattgaacTTTATTTTATATCTTACATCTCTTTTGGTTATCTAATAATACTTTCACAAATATTTCAGAAAACcactcaaaatattgaaaactaaaaatacGCATCTATTTTTTATGAGAAAAAAACAACTTTGATGCAACGTTAGATTGTACCTATCtcaaagggaaaaaagaaaaagagatattcttttttaaaagaaaaaaattattccaacTTGTGATAAGATACATTTAGATATATGGGTTGcacaaaaataattaactttgaCTCTGGCTAGGTTGAACCCATCTTTATATGCAACTCTACTCAAAAAAATTTCCGGTGACACAATTAATCTTGTTTGTGTTGTTTTTAAATTGAATCGTTACTTTTCTGCTATATAATATATGACAGCTCCAATAAGAGAAACCGactaattttcatttttcttttattttagttaaGAATTTAAATGTTTTCTAGAGATGAACAGATCACTCTATAATTGTTCGAATgtgaaaatatctaattaattttgaagaatgaaatgattataaaatatagaagcaccccatcaaaattttaaagtatGTAGCTTATTACCATGATTAGTGCTTTAATGCAATCTTGAGTAAGGATGAGTTCATCAGATTGAAAGCCATCTCTCTTCATTTTCAACAGAACATCGACAATGTTTTCTTCATTTCCAGAAGTTGCATTGTGGAAGTTCATACGATCATCAACTACCTTTTGAAAAAAAGCATCCATCTCACCAAAGCTCTTCTCCAACTTCCCATGGACACCACTGATTCGATCAACAATCCAACCGAATCTCGGAAAGAAATCGGTAATCGAAAAGCTTTTGATGGCGTCAACTGCTCTACGCATAaccttttgaaaattttggttatCTAATTCACCCCCTCTAAAGCTCTTCCCAAAAGCAATTTTTGTTGTAATATTGGCAGTAAGAGAATAGCTTTTGTCACTCAAATCAATTGGATTTGAAGAAAAGTTTAAGGAGTGTTGAGAGATTGAGTTTATGAGAAAACTCACTTCCTCTTCTCTAATATGATGAAATGATTGCACTCGTTTAGTACTAAAGAGCTCGAGCATGAAAATCTTTCGAAGCTCTCTCCAACGCACGCCATATGGGGATAAATTCAGGTCTTGAAAGTTGTAGGAAAATCTTCCACTTCCCGTTAAGCGAGGGCGGCTGCAAGATGCGAGATCGTGGTGTTTGAAGAGCTCTCTTGCGGCTGTTGCGGAAGAGATGACGACAGTGGGGATGGAGCCGAGTTTCAGGAGCATGATGGGACCGTGTGTTCGTGAAAGGTTGCATAAAGAGCGATGAGGGTGGGAGCCAAGGAGGTGTAAATGACCCAATAAAGGAAGCTTTGGAGGGCTTGGAGGAGGATTGGTAATAAGCTTCTTGTTGTTGCTGTGAATaagcttttttgttttgagaagaagaagagaagttAAGAGAAAGAGGAGAGGAAACCATATGAAAATGctattcatcatcatcatctcaACAATGTAATAATACATTTCCAAGGTTTGGGCAAAGTCTATATATAGGGAActtttatcatatatatatatatatatatatattttgacaATGTTGAAAATTCTtagaatttataaaaaatttcttACCTTTCATGCACATTTTAAGTTCCTTGTCTATCTACATTATGTCTTGCATACTTATAGAATTGTattatttagtttatattttgtTACCATCCCGAAAGGCACCACCGATTAGAGAAAGTCTTGCGTGTGATATGCTGTAATGAAATACTGAGAAAGAAGAATGATTAATATATGCTTAGACAATTGTGTAATTAGATGAATATATATTTAGGTTATATGCGTGTAGGAAACTCTTATTTAAATCATTAGTACAGCAACTACTAGCCATCAAAAGTTACATTgaaattataatgaataatatcaAGCAACTACGAAGATATTTTGAGGATAGTTATCTTAACATTCAACCACATAAAGTGCAACTCTAGTTTCTCGCAACATATCATATACTTAAGGAATATAACGACTTTAAAattgtctcaattcatcctatttcatcagatccggctccgttattgatagagtgaatagaacttccatttcttgaaatctcttatgattcaaaatcgtggtgtataacatgtatcccctcctgttccgatcatggaatagatgaaataaataaataaatgaaattttgttcaagaatgaaatcttattggaactatCCATATTCAATTCATCCTCGGAATCATATCACATCCCGAAtatgatgaaataggatgaattgagacgacgtaattatcttgaatatattaactatatCTTTATTTTTCGATCGCctgaaagaaacaaaagaaagaacaGCTCTTCCTCACTTTTACACACGcaaagaaaaaatattaaaaagatcaTTTAAAAGAGTGTCACGAGGCACATTTTTTTATTGGGTGTCACCTTCATTTTTACACAAAAGATGGATACAACTCGACTGGGACCATCATTGATGAATAGATAGAAACTGTGTCCTTTGTTTCTATATGACAATTATTGGTCCATTATATATTCTGGTGCAAAATACATATCTCCAGGCCGTACGACTGCATAATTATCATAGAAACTCCATGAATATAATTTTGATAGTTAAACGATGGCCACCCACCACATGCACTCAAAAGGGATAGCAATAGCCATTTAAGGAAGAAGCTACATGTGAATTATTGAGGTCAGTACTCTAAAAGTCATCAAAGGAAGCTAACAAATATGTGTTCACAATCACACAGTAGCCAATCCAAAAATCTATGTTAGGGAGCATATATAAGCTTACAAAATGTTACATTTTTATCCTTGGAGTTTTGTTTTCATCCATGAAAAAGTTTTAAAAGTATACACTTT
This window encodes:
- the LOC103489547 gene encoding cytochrome P450 71B26-like; amino-acid sequence: MYYYIVEMMMMNSIFIWFPLLFLLTSLLLLKTKKLIHSNNKKLITNPPPSPPKLPLLGHLHLLGSHPHRSLCNLSRTHGPIMLLKLGSIPTVVISSATAARELFKHHDLASCSRPRLTGSGRFSYNFQDLNLSPYGVRWRELRKIFMLELFSTKRVQSFHHIREEEVSFLINSISQHSLNFSSNPIDLSDKSYSLTANITTKIAFGKSFRGGELDNQNFQKVMRRAVDAIKSFSITDFFPRFGWIVDRISGVHGKLEKSFGEMDAFFQKVVDDRMNFHNATSGNEENIVDVLLKMKRDGFQSDELILTQDCIKALIMDIFLAGVDTGAGTIVWAMVELIRNPRVMKKLQDHIRSHIKKDQVKEMDLERLPYLKMVVKEVLRLHSPAPLLLPRETTSHFKLNGYDIRPKTHLHVNVWAIGRDPECWVNPEKFFPERFMESNIDYKGQDYELLPFGGGRRICPGINMATITIELTLANLLHCFDWKLVDGMKEEDVDMEEDFGLTVAKKSPLKLVPIPYLS